In Lates calcarifer isolate ASB-BC8 linkage group LG15, TLL_Latcal_v3, whole genome shotgun sequence, one genomic interval encodes:
- the LOC108880692 gene encoding nectin-2 isoform X1 has protein sequence MARHDARNWHDCTKMIGLLCLVASILTEHGAAGQRVKVEPEVSSYPGQTVNLRCAFTDATGIQLTMVTWIYEPKDGERINIAVFHPNFDPNYPDSPVKGRVSFTPSPPNLASPSIQISDVRMTDEGKYICEYATYPIGNEQGITYLVMLAKPQNSASIVTVEAGTKPVTVARCESVDGRPAAQISWVTTANGNASTVSKPGTDNTVTVTSEYRMVPTAADNGKDISCVVSHRTQVKPESFPLKLAVQYAPQVTIVGYDNNWYVGRTNVVLTCQATGNPVPTSVQWKTMSGEIPDTVQIKGNELRVLKVDEAVNTTFVCEVKNRIGTTRDQVTAIVREPSVNPTNAGIVAGAVIGSLLALLLVAALIAVLVTRSRRQQQGYRANGGSDMKTRIFGGGKKASKNGTGGGAGSGVGGVGGGNNNGPIYVYSESSPHQGLGEKNNHHQPLTMAGRPEVVATTPTAQDILLSSELDDAERRKFDELEEEERYDHFTGGAPILQLRPHNDQDDMMGDYLDDDMESQRDGSVISRTAVYV, from the exons GAGCGGCAGGTCAGCGAGTGAAGGTGGAGCCAGAGGTGTCGTCATATCCTGGACAGACAGTCAACCTACGCTGTGCCTTCACTGATGCCACTGGGATTCAGCTCACAATG GTCACGTGGATCTATGAGCCGAAGGACGGAGAGAGGATCAATATCGCTGTGTTTCACCCCAACTTTGATCCCAACTATCCAGACTCACCCGTGAAGGGCAGAGTCAGCTTCACACCCAGTCCTCCAAACCTGGCCAGTCCCTCCATCCAGATTAGCGATGTTAGGATGACCGATGAGGGGAAGTACATCTGTGAATACGCTACTTACCCGATTGGCAACGAGCAGGGAATCACCTATCTGGTCATGCTGG CTAAGCCTCAGAACTCAGCCTCCATCGTAACAGTGGAAGCAGGCACTAAGCCTGTCACTGTGGCACGCTGCGAGTCTGTAGATGGACGTCCCGCTGCGCAGATCTCCTGGGTGACCACAGCCAATGGAAATGCGTCAACAGTGTCTAAGCCGGGTACCGACAACACCGTGACAGTGACCAGCGAGTACCGAATGGTTCCCACAGCAGCAGACAATGGGAAAGACATCAGCTGTGTGGTGTCACACAGGACCCAGGTCAAACCAGAGAGCTTCCCTTTGAAACTAGCAGTTCAAT ACGCCCCTCAGGTGACAATAGTGGGTTATGACAATAATTGGTACGTGGGTCGTACAAATGTGGTGCTCACCTGCCAAGCTACTGGAAACCCTGTTCCCACCTCCGTCCAGTGGAAGAC gatGTCAGGAGAGATACCAGACACAGTGCAGATCAAAGGCAACGAGCTGAGGGTGCTGAAGGTGGACGAGGCTGTCAACACCACTTTTGTCTGTGAGGTCAAGAACCGCATCGGGACCACCAGGGATCAGGTCACAGCCATCGTCAGAG AGCCCTCAGTGAACCCAACCAATGCCGGCATCGTGGCGGGAGCTGTGATTGGCTCCCTGCTGGCCCTCCTTTTGGTCGCCGCTCTCATCGCCGTGCTTGTCACCCGTAGCCGCAGGCAACAGCAGGGCTACCGTGCCAATGGTGGCAGTGACATGAAGACACGCATATTTGGTGGCGGGAAGAAAGCCAGCAAGAATGGCACAGGTGGAGGTGCAGGCAGCGGCGTGGGTGGCGTCGGAGGCGGTAACAACAACGGCCCCATCTACGTTTACAGCGAGAGCTCACCCCACCAGGGCCTCGGGGAGAAAAACAACCACCACCAGCCACTCACCATGGCAGGGCGACCCGAAGTTGTCGCCACGACACCCACCGCCCAAGACATCCTGCTAAGCAGTGAGTTAGACGAcgcagagaggaggaagtttgatgagctggaggaggaggagaggtatGACCACTTCACTGGAGGGGCCCCCATCCTTCAGCTTCGCCCACACAACGATCAGGACGATATGATGGGAGATTACCTGGATGATGACATGGAGTCCCAGCGGGATGGCTCTGTCATCTCACGGACTGCAGTTTACGTATAG